A window of Malania oleifera isolate guangnan ecotype guangnan chromosome 5, ASM2987363v1, whole genome shotgun sequence contains these coding sequences:
- the LOC131155733 gene encoding vicilin Jug r 6.0101-like isoform X2 — MDLRTEIALLLIVFSLSVGQLGSFAAAAAREEEEGHPYLFNEEDFTTHIESEEGGIQILQSFVERSELLRGVEDYRVAILRANPRTFVLPVHFDAESILFVTHGRATIKLVRKNKLESVSVQHGDIIRISAGVPVYIINNEENEELWIVNLLKSVSVPGSVQSERRKWGGIFTEQKRGIVVKASPEQLEELSRRGGEEEEGNKESKKNKAFNLFKKDPSISNKYGRLHEADSDDYDRLRDVDVIVSYVNITKGSMAGPVYYSRGHKIAIVVRGEGYFEMACPHVSSRGSSQLHEGGGGKSEKELQKSKQKGAPTYQKIRGQLRPATVFVVPPDHPIAVVSSWSPSDGNKDQNLQILGFQVNAQGRVKYPLAGKGNIISCMEDEAKKLAFDSSSRKVDDVFGAQEEELFFRGPKQWREGNEGRADA; from the exons ATGGATCTTAGAACAGAGATCGCTCTTCTGCTTATCGTCTTCTCTCTTTCTGTAGGACAGCTTGGTAGTTTTGCTGCAGCAGCTGcaagagaagaggaagaaggacaCCCTTACTTGTTCAACGAGGAGGACTTCACAACACATATTGAGAGTGAGGAAGGCGGAATTCAGATCCTTCAGAGCTTCGTGGAGAGGTCAGAGCTTCTTCGGGGCGTCGAGGATTATCGTGTGGCCATTCTGCGGGCCAATCCTCGCACCTTCGTCCTTCCTGTCCACTTCGATGCTGAATCCATCCTTTTTGTCACTCAcg GAAGAGCAACTATTAAGTTGGTGAGGAAGAATAAGCTGGAAAGCGTGAGTGTTCAACATGGAGATATTATTCGGATTAGCGCAGGGGTCCCTGTTTACATAATCAACAACGAAGAGAATGAGGAACTGTGGATCGTCAACCTCCTCAAATCAGTCTCTGTTCCTGGGAGTGTCCAG AGTGAAAGGAGAAAGTGGGGTGGGATCTTCACAGAACAGAAGAGAGGAATAGTTGTAAAAGCATCGCCAGAGCAACTGGAAGAGTTGAGCAGGCGGGGAGGCGAGGAGGAAGAGGGGAACAAAGAGTCGAAGAAGAACAAAGCATTCAACCTTTTCAAAAAGGATCCCTCCATATCTAACAAATACGGACGACTCCATGAGGCTGATTCCGATGATTATGACCGCCTCCGCGACGTCGATGTCATCGTCTCTTATGTCAATATCACCAAA GGATCCATGGCGGGGCCAGTCTACTACTCGAGAGGACATAAGATAGCAATAGTGGTAAGAGGGGAAGGATACTTCGAGATGGCATGTCCTCACGTCTCGTCTCGGGGGTCAAGCCAGCTACATGAAGGCGGAGGAGGAAAGAGCGAGAAGGAATTGCAGAAATCCAAACAAAAGGGTGCGCCCACCTACCAGAAGATTCGCGGCCAGTTGAGGCCCGCCACGGTTTTTGTCGTGCCGCCCGACCACCCCATTGCGGTTGTTTCTTCCTGGAGCCCAAGCGATGGCAACAAGGATCAAAATCTTCAGATTCTGGGCTTTCAGGTCAATGCCCAAGGCCGTGTCAAGTACCCACTTGCAG GGAAGGGGAACATAATAAGCTGCATGGAGGATGAGGCGAAAAAATTGGCGTTTGACAGTTCGTCTAGGAAAGTAGACGACGTCTTCGGGGCCCAAGAAGAGGAGCTGTTCTTCCGAGGGCCAAAGCAGTGGCGGGAAGGCAATGAGGGACGCGCGGATGCATGA
- the LOC131155733 gene encoding vicilin Jug r 6.0101-like isoform X1: MDLRTEIALLLIVFSLSVGQLGSFAAAAAREEEEGHPYLFNEEDFTTHIESEEGGIQILQSFVERSELLRGVEDYRVAILRANPRTFVLPVHFDAESILFVTHGRATIKLVRKNKLESVSVQHGDIIRISAGVPVYIINNEENEELWIVNLLKSVSVPGSVQAFYGAAGQNPETFYRAFSTELLEAALNSERRKWGGIFTEQKRGIVVKASPEQLEELSRRGGEEEEGNKESKKNKAFNLFKKDPSISNKYGRLHEADSDDYDRLRDVDVIVSYVNITKGSMAGPVYYSRGHKIAIVVRGEGYFEMACPHVSSRGSSQLHEGGGGKSEKELQKSKQKGAPTYQKIRGQLRPATVFVVPPDHPIAVVSSWSPSDGNKDQNLQILGFQVNAQGRVKYPLAGKGNIISCMEDEAKKLAFDSSSRKVDDVFGAQEEELFFRGPKQWREGNEGRADA, from the exons ATGGATCTTAGAACAGAGATCGCTCTTCTGCTTATCGTCTTCTCTCTTTCTGTAGGACAGCTTGGTAGTTTTGCTGCAGCAGCTGcaagagaagaggaagaaggacaCCCTTACTTGTTCAACGAGGAGGACTTCACAACACATATTGAGAGTGAGGAAGGCGGAATTCAGATCCTTCAGAGCTTCGTGGAGAGGTCAGAGCTTCTTCGGGGCGTCGAGGATTATCGTGTGGCCATTCTGCGGGCCAATCCTCGCACCTTCGTCCTTCCTGTCCACTTCGATGCTGAATCCATCCTTTTTGTCACTCAcg GAAGAGCAACTATTAAGTTGGTGAGGAAGAATAAGCTGGAAAGCGTGAGTGTTCAACATGGAGATATTATTCGGATTAGCGCAGGGGTCCCTGTTTACATAATCAACAACGAAGAGAATGAGGAACTGTGGATCGTCAACCTCCTCAAATCAGTCTCTGTTCCTGGGAGTGTCCAG GCGTTCTACGGGGCAGCAGGCCAGAACCCAGAGACGTTTTACAGAGCTTTCAGCACTGAGTTGCTCGAAGCTGCTCTAAAC AGTGAAAGGAGAAAGTGGGGTGGGATCTTCACAGAACAGAAGAGAGGAATAGTTGTAAAAGCATCGCCAGAGCAACTGGAAGAGTTGAGCAGGCGGGGAGGCGAGGAGGAAGAGGGGAACAAAGAGTCGAAGAAGAACAAAGCATTCAACCTTTTCAAAAAGGATCCCTCCATATCTAACAAATACGGACGACTCCATGAGGCTGATTCCGATGATTATGACCGCCTCCGCGACGTCGATGTCATCGTCTCTTATGTCAATATCACCAAA GGATCCATGGCGGGGCCAGTCTACTACTCGAGAGGACATAAGATAGCAATAGTGGTAAGAGGGGAAGGATACTTCGAGATGGCATGTCCTCACGTCTCGTCTCGGGGGTCAAGCCAGCTACATGAAGGCGGAGGAGGAAAGAGCGAGAAGGAATTGCAGAAATCCAAACAAAAGGGTGCGCCCACCTACCAGAAGATTCGCGGCCAGTTGAGGCCCGCCACGGTTTTTGTCGTGCCGCCCGACCACCCCATTGCGGTTGTTTCTTCCTGGAGCCCAAGCGATGGCAACAAGGATCAAAATCTTCAGATTCTGGGCTTTCAGGTCAATGCCCAAGGCCGTGTCAAGTACCCACTTGCAG GGAAGGGGAACATAATAAGCTGCATGGAGGATGAGGCGAAAAAATTGGCGTTTGACAGTTCGTCTAGGAAAGTAGACGACGTCTTCGGGGCCCAAGAAGAGGAGCTGTTCTTCCGAGGGCCAAAGCAGTGGCGGGAAGGCAATGAGGGACGCGCGGATGCATGA